From one Paenibacillus terrae HPL-003 genomic stretch:
- a CDS encoding class I SAM-dependent methyltransferase — translation MNDFFNAAIWEKAWKDESDLKINRMKKNGIDPARSFDDKAKTFNEQSFNEEGRKRTERIMNWLEGQGIRFENASVLDIGAASGVFSVPFAERGARVTAIETSPPLVELLEENISRFAEDQVKIVPEPFEDIDVRAIGWNQAFDLVFVSMCPVIHNWESVEKVLHCARKFCYISMPVSPAEHSLVNEIWPLITGQPYHTKLMEMGYLLHLLYLKGYAYESLITRETKTTEVPREVALQEALTWLRHHRLPADERNRKIIADYLEQAYPSGKVVIQEGGRFGKILIRLQDQNMYTREI, via the coding sequence ATGAACGATTTTTTTAATGCAGCCATATGGGAAAAAGCATGGAAAGACGAGTCCGATTTGAAAATCAACAGGATGAAAAAGAATGGAATCGATCCTGCCAGATCTTTTGACGATAAGGCCAAGACCTTCAACGAACAATCGTTTAACGAAGAGGGAAGAAAACGAACCGAACGGATCATGAACTGGCTTGAAGGACAAGGAATTCGATTCGAAAACGCCTCCGTTCTGGATATTGGCGCCGCTTCGGGAGTGTTCTCGGTTCCGTTTGCAGAGCGAGGGGCCCGTGTAACCGCCATAGAGACTTCTCCCCCGCTGGTCGAATTGTTGGAAGAAAACATCTCGAGGTTCGCCGAAGACCAGGTGAAGATTGTACCCGAACCGTTTGAAGATATTGACGTGCGGGCCATAGGCTGGAACCAGGCCTTCGATCTCGTCTTTGTCTCGATGTGTCCGGTCATTCACAATTGGGAGAGCGTGGAGAAGGTGCTTCATTGCGCTCGAAAGTTCTGTTATATCAGTATGCCGGTAAGTCCTGCGGAGCACAGCCTGGTGAATGAAATTTGGCCGCTCATCACCGGTCAGCCCTACCATACGAAACTTATGGAAATGGGATATTTGCTGCATCTGCTGTATCTTAAAGGTTATGCATACGAATCGCTAATCACGCGGGAAACGAAAACGACGGAAGTCCCCAGAGAAGTTGCATTACAGGAAGCGCTGACTTGGCTTCGCCATCACCGTCTGCCTGCTGATGAGCGGAATCGGAAAATAATCGCTGACTATTTGGAGCAAGCATATCCGTCCGGCAAAGTAGTTATCCAGGAGGGTGGACGTTTTGGCAAAATACTGATTCGATTGCAGGATCAGAACATGTATACGAGAGAGATTTGA
- a CDS encoding drug resistance transporter EmrB/QacA subfamily protein produces the protein MNTLQLVSGAIGTALYISIMSGGQKQYLSGASDPQAPAEIAKGLAAGINNAFWFGVIVVLVIGLFLRKGKSQEHEQASA, from the coding sequence TTGAATACGCTGCAGCTGGTGTCCGGCGCAATCGGTACTGCCTTGTATATTAGTATTATGTCGGGCGGACAGAAGCAGTACTTGAGCGGAGCGAGCGATCCGCAGGCTCCAGCGGAAATCGCCAAAGGACTCGCAGCCGGTATCAACAACGCGTTCTGGTTCGGCGTCATCGTTGTGCTCGTAATCGGTCTCTTTCTCCGTAAAGGGAAATCGCAGGAACATGAACAGGCGTCGGCATGA
- a CDS encoding NAD(P)/FAD-dependent oxidoreductase, with the protein MDKKLLDVAIIGGGPSGLSAALVLGRARKHVAVIDEGRPRNAVTHETHGFLTRDGISPGEFRRIAKEEIGAYPSVSFVPDMAVSIAGIDGRFQIETEQGQTFASKKVLFTVGMKDRPLDVPGLAEVYGKSAFVCPYCDGWELRDQPLVIITKGAELMHFAPLISGWTNRFTVCTNGPDELTDAEREELQRNQVPLFDSPIRHIDSSDGIVRQVVLKDGTIVPCRGIFFKPELVTGSDLPRAIGCQITETGAVVVDEFGKTNVPGVFSAGDATSRLHQAIAAASLGSFAAAVINNELNTEAWGRNR; encoded by the coding sequence ATGGATAAAAAGCTTCTCGATGTGGCGATTATTGGCGGCGGTCCATCTGGGTTGAGCGCTGCCCTAGTGCTTGGGAGGGCGAGGAAACATGTAGCGGTGATCGATGAAGGCCGTCCTCGTAACGCTGTAACCCACGAGACTCACGGGTTTCTGACCCGAGACGGAATAAGTCCCGGCGAATTTCGGCGCATTGCGAAGGAAGAGATCGGCGCCTATCCTTCCGTATCATTCGTGCCGGATATGGCGGTGTCGATCGCGGGAATCGACGGCCGATTTCAAATTGAGACTGAGCAAGGACAAACTTTTGCAAGCAAAAAAGTATTGTTTACCGTCGGGATGAAGGATCGGCCGTTGGACGTTCCGGGTCTGGCGGAGGTATACGGGAAAAGCGCTTTCGTCTGCCCGTATTGCGACGGCTGGGAGTTAAGGGATCAGCCGCTTGTCATCATTACAAAGGGGGCCGAGCTTATGCATTTCGCTCCGCTCATATCCGGTTGGACGAACCGATTTACCGTCTGCACGAATGGCCCCGATGAACTGACGGATGCCGAGCGAGAGGAACTCCAGCGGAATCAAGTGCCTCTGTTCGACTCGCCGATCCGGCACATTGACTCTAGCGACGGGATCGTGCGGCAAGTCGTTCTTAAAGACGGGACGATCGTTCCATGCAGGGGGATCTTTTTCAAACCGGAGCTAGTTACGGGATCGGACTTGCCGCGAGCTATCGGATGCCAGATCACGGAAACGGGGGCGGTCGTCGTCGACGAGTTCGGGAAAACGAATGTTCCGGGTGTATTTAGTGCTGGAGATGCTACATCGCGATTGCATCAAGCCATTGCTGCCGCCTCTTTAGGCTCGTTTGCCGCCGCGGTGATCAACAATGAACTAAATACAGAGGCTTGGGGGAGAAACAGATGA
- the ytaF gene encoding sporulation membrane protein YtaF: MVAWFLIFGFAISSSLDNLGVGISYGIRGIRINYLSNLIIAVICFILSMTGIISGQWLAKILPGVFPVLIGALLLFIVGARIILLAVPRKKQESSQDGEEAGEAASGGSLEGILQNPETVDKDKSGSIGYLEAAVLGVALAANAVTNGIGAGLIGLSPLAISLTAAIGSYITVWLGVVLGQKMSAIRIGSFTLGQFSTVLSGVIIILIACNSFFG, encoded by the coding sequence ATGGTTGCTTGGTTTTTAATTTTTGGCTTTGCCATATCTTCCAGTCTGGATAATTTGGGTGTTGGAATATCTTATGGGATTCGGGGTATCCGTATTAACTATTTATCAAATTTAATCATTGCGGTTATCTGTTTCATCCTTAGCATGACAGGGATTATATCCGGTCAGTGGCTGGCAAAGATTCTTCCGGGCGTATTCCCCGTCCTGATTGGAGCGTTATTGCTGTTCATTGTCGGTGCCCGCATTATTCTGCTGGCAGTACCACGTAAGAAGCAGGAATCCAGCCAGGACGGTGAAGAAGCCGGGGAGGCTGCGTCAGGTGGATCACTCGAAGGAATTCTGCAAAATCCCGAAACGGTGGATAAAGATAAATCAGGTTCTATAGGATACCTTGAGGCAGCGGTGCTGGGGGTTGCACTTGCCGCTAATGCTGTTACGAATGGGATCGGTGCAGGTCTGATAGGACTATCACCGCTAGCCATCTCTCTGACCGCAGCAATCGGCAGTTATATCACGGTCTGGCTTGGTGTGGTCCTGGGACAAAAAATGTCGGCGATTCGCATCGGCTCTTTCACTTTAGGTCAGTTCAGCACGGTCTTAAGCGGAGTTATCATTATTTTGATTGCTTGCAATTCTTTCTTTGGGTAA